The window AAATATGCAATCCAAGCaacagaaaataattaataaaaaggtaaaaataaaaagaagaagcaaacccaaatatttattaagatctAAGAGCAGGTGGGTCCCCAGCAAATCAAGTGCATGACATTCTCAGCTCTCTCCGTCTTTCTCTTCTCATCAACAACATTATTAGATTGCGTTGCATTACCACTGCTCCCTTGTCGTTTGATTCGTTTCTCCAGCAACAACGTTTTCAATGACCACATCCTCATGCTACCAATACCATTCATCACTCAAATTGTGATCCCAAATTCATAACTtcttaagaaaaattaagaacGTGTGTCTCtcttgctaaataaatattgctCAGTGATGGATTGATTATGTACACTCTTCCATGAAAATCAGGATTCAGCTCTCAGATTTTGTAACACCCGCGCTTTTCTAATccacctttttttgttttttgggctGCGGTTAAAGATAGTAGCTCCTAACAAAATTGACTtccaaatataatttctttacacattatatatatgatgtcaattttattatattttatattttcatttaaaattattttttttaaaaaagtatgttaatgtatacttttttatttaattttttattctgatatttttttatatataaatatcacGGACTTATGCAATAGCCAATTTTTGCAACCTATTGTTGTAAGTAACCTAACACAGCTCCCAGAATTTGTAACCCGACTAATTTCTTGCCTTTGTTTAAGCCATTGTTTCTCTTTCAGTCGTAGTCAGCGACATGACCGTATCAAAGAGATTAGAGGTCGGCGAATTTAAAGGATATGGTCACCGATTCATACTCATAGGTCTAACCACCTTTGTCAAGTgatggaataaaaaaattatataaaaagtgatggaataaaaaagaactttttaaaatattataccaagaagtgtctttttttttttttttacggttaAGTGCTTgatgtttttgaattttgacacagcataatttgattataatatttaaaagaacataTAAATTGggacaaaatttaaatgcagttgattatatatatatatatatatatatatatatatatatatatatattaatttaaattactccGTAGGTCTTTGAACAATTCagcaatttttaattaggtctcgaaattatattttgttttctttcttaaacTTGTATTTTCTTAAGTTGAGttcttatatttaattgtcGTTACTAAAAATCAATTGTCTTGAATACCATGGAAGCTATGCTCACAATACTTATTTCTCGGAATATCTATCCTGTTTCACCGTATTTCTTTTTCTGCCTAAAAAATATTCTCCTTCGCAATTCACTTCCAATAGAAGCTACAATGTATGGAAGAAAGAATAATGAAAATTATGTCGTGACAAACTGAGAATAACTATTGCCTTGAAATCAAATCTCAATGGACCTCTAGTGCACCCCAAAATTCAGTTTGCTTCCCAAGTTTCACAAATAATGTCCAGGGAAAAGCATAAACAaaaagagagtttttttttttagcaaaaaagagagaaaagtttgaAAGTATAGAAAGATTATAGGTGTAGGAAGTTTCACATTGCGATTCTATTTATAGTGCAAGCATGATCGACTATTGGCAAGGTTTTAATTGTCTTTTAAGACTGTTACTTGCGAATGAATAAATGTCTAATTACATATATAGAAAATAAGTTATGTATTTTATAGTACAAAGTTGCTTCACAttgctattttttaaaaatttattttatggaattccatactattttgaatttttatatttttttttatctgaattCTGTCTTAAACTCGTAATTATTTGGAATAAAGGTATTATATAGAGGGTAAGTCCTTCATTGTAATAGTTAAAAATTTGAAGAACTAAATCCgactgaaaaaaattataagtaacaacattagttataaaaaattaaagttttcgcacaaacaaaatatatgtgaAATGAAGCCAAGTTCCAAACATGGGCGCAAACGCAAAAAAAAGGATCATGACAAGGAGAGAGAAATGGAATGAGGAAAGTGACACGGATGATGCATGAAAAAATCaaatccatttttattttttatgggacaagtctataaaaataaatgttacaaatatgttttgtaTTAGAGAATTTTATTTAAGACTTACTAGATAATATAAATTGTACttcttattttatgaattttatttttttatctaacaaatcttataaaaatttcACTTAATCATGAACAATGTGTTAAAAATATGTTGATAACGATCTCATAACACCAATAACTGAAATCAAACCTGACCTCTTCTTATATCGTTGGGCCAACTTAatagatttgaaaaagaaaggTGTGATGGATTGggctttttaattaattattgtgcCACGAACATGAAGGCAAATCCAGCTGGGCCAGTCTGTTTGAAACTTCCTAATCCAATAATGAGAGGAATCAGAACCTGCTGTtgataatttgttaaaaaaaagagaaaagttgaAATTAACAAGACTAGTCCTAATGATAAAGTGGAGTAGTAATAATCACAGCCTCACAGGTATATCCATTAAATGGAAATAAAGGGTGAAAGTCCACTCATTAAAATATCTTGGTTGAAGAAGTAGTAGGAAAAGAAAAGGGGAAATCCTTCTTTGTGATAAAGCAAAGGAATGTCATAATAATTCCCATAATCAATTTCCCAACGAACAACAAACCTAACCCACATTTGTTAATGCCCCCTACATCAAGCCACACCTAACTTAATCTCCCCTCATTAATGCCTTCAACCTTCAATCCTAACCCATGCCTCCTTACTTTTAATGATTTGGCCATTGAGATGAGtcgtaatattttattttattaaaaaagttatacccttaaaaatatatttttcatacttcaaatataatttttcattttagtcgttttttaataaaataatctccATAAAGAtgacgttttttttttaactgaactACAGAAATGATGTTAAACTTTGTCTTTATTTAGTTGTCATTGACTACTGATGTGactaaaaagtcaaaaaataaaatagaaacataatatactatagagattaaaatttataaggacTAAGCTAATAAtcgtataaaattaaattttactatatTACATACTatagtaattaacaataataagtaatgacaaaaattaacaaaataaaataaaatattatagatactatttaaaaaaaaactaaaataaaaaatcatgtataATACTTAAGCTGAAAACacttaaacatatttttgattAAGCATATTTAAAAGATCACAATAGTTTTTATGAGTTGTGTATGAAtgctataaatatataattgtacTACTAGTAGGTTATTTTCTTAAACGATGCAATTTTGAATTTGGTTTAGAAAAAATGTGCGAAAAAATAATGTTGGAACTCGGAAGGAATCTATTTAATGCTTAAAATCTTACAAAAGACTGGTTTGTTGAGACTTTGAGAATatgaagaaagagagagaacattgcttgcaacttgcaagcataatatatcacataAAATAACATACAATTACTCCACCTGATGTAATTACTTAATCCTCAGAATGATAAGTGGgtagttaattaattatgaaatttactttttataataataaaaaaatgtatctgtcaaaaaaaagaaaaagaagaaggaagagcgTGTGCATTAAATAAAACGCTACCTGAAGGACACGTTGCGAGTGCAGGAGTGTGGGCATAAAGTCGTTGACAGTGAAAAACAAACTCCTCTCACTCTTCCTTCCATCTCTTCTTCAACATTCCAATCCAATCCAAAACGCTGCGTTTTATTTTGTATTCAATTCTATCAATCCCAAAATTCCTCGCCGGAGATAGAGAATCTTAACAATTCCACCACTTTCCGGCGAGACATGGCCGTCGCCGTCTCCGTCCCCGCCCGCCAGAAGCCGAGCTCCGACGCGAGCCTCTTTACACTCTGCCCCTTCTGGAGTTCGCGCAACGCCAATCAAAGCTCCTCCAAAACGGTGTCTTCCGTCGCCAGGTCGCTGCTCCCTCCCCGCCGCAGACTCCGCCTCGATCCTTCCAATTACCTCTATTTTCCATGTAAAAGCCATTCCAATTCATATTTCTAAGCTTCAATTTGTTCCTTAttcgttttttcttttcttttcaatccgtttatttttgttaatagtgCTGAAATTTCGTTTGTTTTGAAGATGAACCGGGGAAGCAGGTAAGGAGCGCGGTTCGGTTGAAAAACACTAGCAAGTCTCACGTGGCTTTCAAGGTACATGTTGTACTGTTGTTGaagtttgaatattaaactaaaaagttGTTTATTATTCACCGTTAggttaaaatgtgttttttctaTGTTTGAATACAAGCGTGTTTCTAAATTTAAGATTTATGTACTCAAGGTCGTAATTGACTTTTgccaatgatttttattttcttagtttcaAACGACGGCACCAAAGAGTTGTTACATGCGGCCACCGGGAGGTATTCTTGCTCCGGGGGAAAGTTTGATTGCAacgggtaattttttttaatatgaaaattgtgtttttgaaattgcatttgtcattttgttaattttcttttgttgcatTATGTTAATGCTTCTTTCTAAATTTGGTGCTTGTCAGTGTTTAAGTTTGTGGAGCAACCTGAAAACAATGAGAAGTTGTCGGATCAGAAGCACAAGGTGAAGTTCAAAATCATGAGTCTCAAAG of the Glycine max cultivar Williams 82 chromosome 13, Glycine_max_v4.0, whole genome shotgun sequence genome contains:
- the LOC100792909 gene encoding vesicle-associated protein 4-1, with protein sequence MAVAVSVPARQKPSSDASLFTLCPFWSSRNANQSSSKTVSSVARSLLPPRRRLRLDPSNYLYFPYEPGKQVRSAVRLKNTSKSHVAFKFQTTAPKSCYMRPPGGILAPGESLIATVFKFVEQPENNEKLSDQKHKVKFKIMSLKVKEGVDYVPELFDEQKELVTVERILRVVFIDPARQSPVLEKLKRQLAEADAAVEARKKPPVEAGPRVAAEGLVIDEWKERREKYLARQQVQAVDSV